A genomic region of Saccopteryx bilineata isolate mSacBil1 chromosome 1, mSacBil1_pri_phased_curated, whole genome shotgun sequence contains the following coding sequences:
- the PSMB8 gene encoding proteasome subunit beta type-8 isoform X2, producing MQPTEFFQALGGSGERDVQIEMAHGTTTLAFKFQHGVIVAVDSRASAGSYIATLRVNKVIEINPYLLGTMSGCAADCQYWERLLAKECRLYYLRNGERISVSAASKLLSNMMCQYRGMGLSMGSMICGWDKKGPGLYYVDENGTRLSGNMFSTGSGNSYAYGVMDSGYRPSMSIEEAYDLGRRAIVHATHRDSYSGGVVNMYHMKKDGWVKVESTDVSDLMHQYREANQ from the exons CCCACGGAGTTCTTCCAGGCCCtgggtgggagtggagaaaggGACGTTCAGATTGAGATGGCCCACGGCACTACCACCCTCGCCTTCAAGTTCCAGCACGGCGTGATCGTGGCCGTGGACTCCCGGGCCTCGGCTGGGAGTTACATCG CCACCTTGAGGGTGAACAAGGTGATCGAGATTAACCCGTACCTGCTTGGCACCATGTCCGGCTGTGCCGCGGACTGTCAGTACTGGGAGCGCCTGCTGGCCAAGGAGTGCAG GCTGTACTACCTGCGGAATGGGGAGCGGATCTCAGTGTCCGCAGCCTCCAAGCTGCTCTCCAACATGATGTGCCAGTACCGGGGCATGGGCCTCTCCATGGGCAGCATGATCTGCGGCTGGGACAAGAAG GGTCCTGGGCTCTACTACGTGGACGAAAATGGGACCCGGCTCTCAGGAAACATGTTCTCCACCGGGAGCGGGAACTCCTATGCCTACGGGGTCATGGATAGCGGCTACCGGCCCAGTATGAGCATCGAAGAGGCCTACGACCTGGGCCGCAGGGCCATTGTCCACGCCACCCACCGGGACAGCTACTCTGGAGGCGTGGTCAATA TGTACCACATGAAGAAAGACGGCTGGGTCAAAGTGGAAAGCACAGACGTCAGCGACCTGATGCACCAGTACCGGGAGGCCAATCAGTAA